The DNA window TGCCAAGCTAACGCAACTACCATTATTAAAATTAGATCGCAGAATAAAAATAATCTTTTTTTCTTTTTTAGCTTATTTTTTAGTTCATCTAATCTCAGTTTTAATTCATTCAGATAGCACTAAATATTTAGATGGTCCTAGTCGTGGGTTATTATTCTTTTTATTATTTTATTTATTTAATTATACTGGGATTTCTTTACGTAATCTTTTACACGCAATTCCTATTGGTGCTTTTTTAACTGGATTAGTTGCTTGTTATCAGCACTATGCTTTAGGAATGGAAAGAGCTTTTTCTGCAGGACAGATGCCAATTCAATCCGGTGATATTGCAATGTCATTGGGCGTTTTTTCCTTTGCAATTTCTATTTATCTTTTAGCTAAGAATAATTTAAAAATTTCTGGTTTATATTTTATTTTTTCATTATTTGGTATGTTAGCAAGTTTCCTTTCTGGTTCAAGAGGAGGTTGGCTTGCGTTTATTTTCCTAATTATTTGGGTATTATATTTAAACCGTCATTATTTGAATTTAAAGGTGATTGGTTTATTTATCGGAGTAATGATCGTTGGTTTAGGTTTATTGTTAGTTTCTTCATCATCAAATGTATTAAATAAACTTGATGAAGCGAGAAGTGAAGTCTCAGGGTATTACACTAAAAAAGAGAGTGAAACCTCGGTTGGGGCGAGATTAGAGTTGTGGAAAGCAGCATATTTAGAAATAAAACAGAAACCACTATTAGGTTGGGGAGTAGTAGGCGGACAACAAGAGCGTAAAGTGCTAGCTGAACAAGGTAAAATTAGTCAATTTGTCAGTGGCTTTGGGCATGTGCATAATCAAATATTAAATAATTTAGTTGAACAGGGTCTTTTAGGACTATTGGGATTATTAGGTGTTTTTTTAATACCTTGTTGGGCATTTGCAACAGCCTTAAAAACAACGAATTTGGAAATTCGTTTGTTGGCAAGTTTAGGCATTATTCATATTTTATCCGTTATTTCTTATGGTGCAACACAAGTATTTTTTGGGCATAATTCAGGAAATATGTTCTATTTCTTTGTATTAGTATTATTTTATGCGTTATTAGAACAATTAAAACAGGAAGATATTAGAAATTAGGATTATAAAATAAAAAACCTAGTTAGATAACTAGGTTTTTTATTATTAAGATAAAACTTCTTGTCGTTGTAATGGTGTAAGGGAATTTAATTTTTTGATAATATAATTTAACACAACTCCATAAGCAGGAACAAAAAATAATAATCCAACACAGAGCTTAAATAGGTAATCAACAAAACCGATTTCTATCCAGTTTTCTGCCATAAAAGGATCACTAGAACGATAAAATGCAATGGCAAAGAAAGCAAATGTATCACAAAGGCTACCAAAAACCATTGAACTTGCAGGGGCAATCCACCATCGTTTTAATTGGCGGAGACGGTTAAATACCAGTACATCTAAGAGTTGTCCAAAAACGTAGGCGGTAAAACTTGCAAATGCAATGCGAAAAACAAAAAGATTAAAATCCAATAAAGCATTAAAACCTTGGAATTGTGCATCAGAAAAGAGTATTGAAATAATATAACTGATAATTAAGGCTGGGATCATAACGATAAATATAATCCAGCGTGCTTCTTTAGCACCGAATACTCGAACAGTAAGATCGGTCGCTAAAAAAATAAATGGAAAAGTGAATGTTCCCCAAGTAGTATGAAAACTAAATTGAGTGAGGGGTATTCTTACTTCAAATGCAATTTGTACTAGATAATTACTTAATGTAATAATTAGGATATGAAAAATACTTAATATAATTAAAGCACGTAGTTTTTCTTGTTGATTAAATAGTGAATTGGCAGAGATCATTGGTTTTTCCTTTTTTCTGTTAAATTGAGTTGGGGTTAGGGAACCCAACGTTAAAAATTAGGTTGGCAATAATACGCTTTTATTTAAAAATTGCAACTAAGTATAAATTTATATATTGGATATTTAATTTTACAAAGTTTATATAATTTATTATTTATAATTGGTAATATTTTATTTTTATTTATTATGTATAGGAAAAATAATGTCCGTTACTGTTATTATTCCAACTACTGGTGCAGTAGAATTAGAACAAGCTGTTAGCTCAGTATTAACACAAACATATCCTACACATTGTTATTTAGTTTGTGATGGAGCTGAATATGTATCCCAAAAAGGGATAGAAAAGGTGCTAGAGAAATATGTTAACAATAAATATTTTCACTTTTGTTGTTTGCCTATTAATGTTGGTGCTAATGGTTTTTATGGGCATCGAATTTATGCCGCATTTAGTCATTTAATTCAAACCAAATATTTAGCTTATCTCGATCAGGATAATTGGTTTGAGCCTAATCATATCCAAGATTGTATTAATAGTTTAGAACATCATAATGCGGATTGGGGATATGCTTTACGCAATATTGTTTTATCTGATGGGAGATTTGTTTGCCGTGATGATTGTCAATCATTAGGTGCTTGGCAGAATTTTTACGGTGAAAATATGGTAGATACCAATGCTTATTTTCTTAAAACAGAAATAGCTATTCGGATTGCATCAAATTGGCATGGCGGTTGGGGACAAGATCGTCATTTTTTCAATATATTATCTCAATATTTTCCTAATTATATTTGTACGCATAAATATAGTGTTAATTATCGTTTAAGTGGTAGAGTGAATACGCCAGAGCCAGCGTTCTTTTTAAATGGAAATCAATTGATGCGAGATAAATATAGCGGTAAGTTGCCTTGGTTATTGTCTAAGTAAAAGGGCTGAATAACAGCCCTAAAATTTATTTGCGTGGTAATTGAATTTTTTGTTGTTCGCTTGGACGATATAAAGCCAGAATATGTCCGATGGTTTGAACAGCCACTGCATCAGTTTCCCGCACAATGGCATTGATAATTAACTGTTTTGTTTCTCTTTCTGTACCTGCAATTTTTACTTTGATTAACTCGTGGTGATTTAAAGCGTTATCAATTTCGGCTAAGACACCTTCGGTTAAGCCATTGCCGCCGAGCATGACAACAGGACTTAAATGATGAGCAAGTCCTTTTAGATATTGTTTTTGTTTGGTTGATAATGTTATTGGCATTGTTATATCCTAATTTTATTATTCAAAAGATTATTAATTTTACCGTTTAATCCTCTGAATAGAAAGCAAATAATCTATCGTATAGATCCCCTGTTGTTGTATAATTTCTTTTTTGATAAAAATTCAAGATAAAAAAATAGTAGTATTATCGGTTTTACCTATCATTTTACTTAGTGATTTAGATAATAAGGCTAACTTTTTGATATACAATAGAAATTAGATGAAATAATAAGAAAGTGGTAATAAGGTTTGAATTTACAACAGTTTATACTTGAAAATTGATTTATAATCACCATATTTAATCGCAATTCGCTTAAAAAACATCTTTTACCACTAAAAAATAGATAAGTAATAGGATTCCTAATGGGTAAAAAGAAACGTTCAGCCAGTTCAACTCGTTGGTTAAATGAACATTTTAAAGATAAATTTGTGCAACAAGCACATAAACAAAAATTGCGTTCTCGAGCATATTTTAAATTAGATGAAATTCAACATTCCGATAAATTGTTTAAACCCGGTATGACCATTGTTGATTTAGGGGCAGCACCGGGTGGTTGGTCACAATATGTAGTCAGTCAAATTGGTGATAAAGGACGGGTAATCGCTTGTGATATTTTAGAGATGGATCCCATTGTTGGTGTTGACTTTCTACAAGGAGACTTTCGTGACGAAAAAGTGCTCAATGCTTTATTAGAGCGGGTTGGTGAAGGGAAAGTAGATGTTGTTATGTCTGATATGGCACCTAATTTTAGTGGTATGCCATCGGTTGATATCCCAAGAGCAATGTATTTGGTTGAGCTAGCATTAGATATGTGTAAACAAGTGTTAGCAACGAAAGGAAGTTTTGTGGTAAAAGTATTTCAAGGAGAAGGATTTGATGAGTATTTAAAAGAAGTACGCTCTCTCTTTACAAAGGTGAAAGTACGCAAACCTGAAGCTTCAAGAGATCGTTCAAGAGAAGTTTATATTGTCGCAACAGGTTATAAATTGTAGCCTGATGCTTATTTATCAATAACAACAAAACGGGGTTTAGCCTTGAAAAACAATAATATGTTAAAAAATATAATGCTTTGGAGTGTAATTGCCGTTATTTTGATGACAATTTTTCAAAGCTTTGGTAGTGGTACACAAAATACGGTAGATTATTCCACCTTTATCAATGATATTGGTGCTAATCAAGTAAAAGATGTACGTTTTGATGGCACTGAAATTAATGTAACAAAAACGAATGGTAATAAGTATGTTACTGTAATGCCAATTCGTGATGATCAAGTGTTAAATGATCTATTGAAGAAAAATGTCAATGTTTCAGGCACATTACCAGAAAAACGTAGTTTATTGGCACAAATTGTAATTTCTTGGTTCCCAATGTTGCTTTTTATTGGTATTTGGCTATTTGTGATGCGTCAAATGCAAGGCGGTGGCGGCGGTGCGATGAAGTTTGGTAAAAGTCGTGCCAGAATGATGACCCAAGATCAGATTAAAACAACTTTTGCTGATGTTGCAGGGTGTGATGAAGCAAAAGAAGAAGTAGGTGAAATTGTTGATTTTCTACGTGATCCTGCAAAATTCCAAAAATTAGGCGGAAAAATTCCAAAAGGAATTTTAATGGTTGGTCCACCGGGAACAGGGAAAACATTATTAGCAAAAGCAATTGCTGGTGAAGCAAAAGTCCCATTTTTTACAATCTCAGGTTCAGATTTTGTGGAAATGTTTGTTGGGGTTGGTGCTTCTCGAGTACGAGATATGTTTGAACAAGCAAAGAAAAATGCACCTTGTTTAATCTTTATCGATGAAATTGATGCTGTTGGTCGTCAACGTGGTGCAGGTTTAGGTGGTGGGCATGATGAGCGTGAACAGACCTTAAACCAAATGTTAGTAGAAATGGATGGATTTGAAGGAAAAGAAGGGGTGATTGTTATCGCTGCAACTAACCGCCCAGATGTTCTTGATCCAGCACTAACACGTCCGGGACGTTTTGACCGTCAAGTTGTGGTTGGGTTACCAGATGTTCGTGGTCGTGAGCAGATCTTAAAGGTACATATGCGTAAAATCCCTGTTGGTAATGATGTTGATGCAATGACATTAGCACGAGGAACACCGGGGTATTCAGGTGCAGACTTAGCTAACTTAGTCAATGAAGCGGCACTCTTTACCGCACGTTCAAATAAACGCTTGGTAACAATGGTTGAATTTGAGAAGGCGAAAGATAAGATCAATATGGGACCTGAACGCCGTACAATGATGATGACTGATAAGCAGAAAGAAGCGACTGCTTATCATGAAGCAGGGCATGCGATTGTCGGTTATTTAGTGCCAGAACACGATCCTGTTCATAAAGTTACTATTATCCCACGTGGACGAGCACTGGGTGTAACTTTCTTCTTACCTGAAGGGGATCAAGTCAGCATTAGTCAAAAGCAGTTAGAAAGTAAGTTATCAACCCTTTATGCAGGACGAATTGCAGAAGATCTTATTTATGGCAAAGAAAATATTTCGACTGGTGCATCTAATGATATTCAAGTTGCAACTAATATTGCGCGTAAAATGGTTACCGAATGGGGTTTTTCAGATAAGTTAGGACCAGTGTTGTATGCTGAAAATGAAGGCGAAGTATTCTTAGGGCGTTCAATGGCGAAAGCTAAGCATATGTCTGATGAAACCGCACATTTAATTGATGAAGAAGTGAGAACGGTAGTTAGTCGTAACTATGAACGTGCAAGAAAATTATTGCAAGATAATATGGATATTCTTCATGCAATGAAAGATGCGTTAGTTAAATATGAAACGATTGATGAACTCCAAATTAAGCAATTAATGGAACGTCAAGAAGTTACACCACCTGCAGGTTGGGCTGAAAAATCGAATGTGACTGCTTCTACAGATACAACGGACACTGCAGCTGAAACAACCACTGTAAAAACAGATGAGCCAGAACAAAATGAAAAATAAGTGATAATTTTTATCACAGTATAGAGAGAAAGTGCGGTATTTCCGCACTTTTTTATTAAGAGCTTACTCTTGATTGATCACTTCAATTTCAACTGAGGAATTTAATCCACGAGGCAGAGTTGAACCCTTACGCCCTCTTTCCGCTCGGAATTTGGTTAAATCTTCAGGTGTAAGTGTGATTTTACGTTTACCTGCATGGAAGATAAGTGTTGATTGTTCATTTATGAGGAGTAAACGAGATAAGCGTTCTTCCCCTGTTTTTGCTTTCTCAGCAGGAATCGTAACAATTTTATTTCCTTTCCCTTTTTGTAGTGCAGGTAAATCTTGTACTGGGAAGATTAGCATACGGTTGGCAGACGTGAGGGCAACCAATAAGCTTTTATCTTGTTCGACTGGTAAAGGGGGTAAAATTTGTGCATTTTCTGGTAAGTTTATTAATGCCTTACCTACTTTATTACGTGAAATAAGATCTTCATATTTACAAATAAAACCATAACCACAATCTGATGCTATTAAGAGTGGTTGATCGTTATTTTCCATTAAGAGATGTTTGACACTAGCCCCCGCCGTAATATTAAGTTTTCCTGTCAAAGGTTCTCCTTGTGAACGGGCAGAAGGGAGAGTGAGAGGATCTAAGGTGTAACTGCGTCCATTACTATCAAGAAAGCATACAGGTTGGTTACTTTTACCACAAGCGTGAGCGAGATAGGCATCTCCAGCTTTGTAATTCAAATTTTTCGGATCGATTTCATGCCCTTTTGCACAACGTACCCACCCCATTTCAGATAGAATTACCGTCACAGGTTCAGCAGGAACAAGATCGCTTTCATTGATTGCTTTAGCTTCACTGCGTTCAACAAGAGGAGAACGTCGTGGACTCGCATAAAGTTTCGCATCTTGTTGGATTTCTTTTTTTAGTAATTTATTTAGTTTTACCTCTGAATTTAGGAGTTGTTGTAATTCTCGCTGTTCTTCTGTAAGTGTTTGTTGTTCTGCTTGTAATTCGTGTTCTTCAAGTTTTGCTAAATGCCGTAACCGTAGGTTTAAAATCGCTTCGGCTTGTTCTTCACTTAGTTGAAAACGTTGTATTAACTCATTTTTAGGATCATCGTGGTTACGGATAATCTCAATTACTTCATCAATATTCAGATAAGCAATTAATAAGCCAGCTAAAATATGTAAGCGAGCAGAGACTTTATCCAAACGATATTGTAAACGGCGAGTAACGGTGGTACGGCGGAAAGTGAGCCATTCCGTGAGAATAGTTAGCAGATTTTTGACCGCAGGTTTATGATCAAGACCAATCATATTCATATTTACCCGATAACTTTTTTCAAGATCGGTGGTCGCAAATAGGTGTGCCATTAATGCATCGGTATCAACTCGATTAGAGCGAGGAACAATCACAATCCGTGTTGGATTTTCGTGATCCCCTTCATCACGTAAATCTTCTACCATTGGAAGTTTTTTATTACGCATTTGGGTGGCAATTTGATCTAATATTTTGGCACCAGAAGTTTGATGCGGTAAGGCATCAATAATAATTTCACCATCTTCTTTTTTCCAAGTTGCTCGCATTTTGATTGAGCCACGCCCTTGTTGGTAAATTTTTCGAATATCCGCTTTTGATGAAATAATTTCAGCATCAGTTGGAAAGTCAGGACCTTGTATCACCTCTAACAGTTGATCTAATGTAGCGTCAGGCTTATCCAGTAATAGTATCGCAGCGTTAGCAATTTCATTTAAGTTATGGGGTGGTATATCTGTTGCCATACCTACTGCAATCCCAGTCGTACCATTTAATAAAATATGTGGTAAGCGAGCAGGGAGGTATTGTGGTTCTTCTAATGAACCATCAAAGTTTGGTTGATAATCTACCGTTCCTTGCCCCAATTCAGCTAAAAGAATTTCTGCAATTTTGGCTAAACGTGATTCTGTATAACGCATCGCAGCAAAAGACTTAGGATCGTCTGCTGCTCCCCAGTTTCCTTGTCCATCAATTAATGGATAGCGATAAGAAAAAGATTGTGCCATTAAAACCATTGCTTCATAGCAAGCACTATCTCCATGGGGGTGAAATTTACCGAGAACGTCCCCAACAGTGCGAGCAGATTTTTTATATTTGGCATTCGCATTCAAGCCTAATTCTGACATCGCATAAATAATACGTCTTTGAACGGGTTTTAAGCCATCACCAATAAAAGGCAAGGCTCGATCCATAATTACATACATTGAATAATTTAGATACGCACTTTCGGTAAAAGTGTGAATCGGCATCTGTTCTACACCTTCGTAATTAATTTGATTATCCATTTTATTATCCATTTATTTATATAGCAGGCGTCTAGTTACACCGTTAATTCAGCGTGATTGCCTTTTGTTTGTAACCAATTTTTGCGATCTTCGGCACGTTTTTTAGCGAGCAACATATCCATTAATTCTAAAGTTTCATCGGTAGTATCGCCTGGTTTTTGTTCATCTATCATACTTGGCTGATAGGTTAACTGCACTAAACGGCGAGTATTAGGATCCATTGTCGTTTCTCGTAATTGTAGAGGGTTCATTTCACCTAACCCTTTGAAACGCTGAACATTAATTTTGCCACGTTTACGTTTTAGGCGATCTAAAATGACATTTTTTTCTTCTTCATCTAAGGCATAATACACTTCTTTACCTAAATCAATTCGATATAGTGGTGGCATTGCGACATAAACATGCCCCGCTTCGACCAATTTTGGAAAATGGCGTAAGAACAAAGCACATAAAAGTGTGGCAATATGTAATCCATCTGAATCCGCATCTGCTAAAATACAAATTTTTCCATAACGTAATTGTGATAGATCATCATTATCAGGATCGATACCTAAAGCGACGGCAATATCGTGTACTTCTTGTGAAGCTAAAACTTGATCTGCGGATACTTCCCAAGTATTTAAAATTTTACCTCTTAGTGGCAAAATTGCTTGATATTCACGATCTCGAGCTTGTTTTGCCGAACCACCCGCAGAATCCCCTTCTACTAAGAAAAGTTCAGTACGGTTTAGATCTTGAGATGAACAATCGGCAAGTTTTCCGGGCAGAGCGGGGCCACTTACCAGTTTTTTACGTACAACTTTTTTGGCTGCACGCAAACGCCGTTGTGCAGAGTTAATTGCCATTTCTGCAAGTTGTTCTGCTTGTTGAACGTGTTGGTTTAACCATAGGCTAAAAGCATCTTTCACCACGCCAGATACAAAAACTGCACTTTGACGAGAAGATAAGCGTTCTTTAGTTTGCCCTGCAAATTGTGGTTCTTGGATTTTTAAGGATAGGACATAAGCACAGCGATCCCAAATATCCTCAGCGGTTAGTTTTACCCCTCGAGGTAAGAGATTGCGAAATTCACAAAATTCTCGGATTGCATCAAGTAAGCCTTGGCGTAACCCATTGACGTGTGTTCCACCTAATGCGGTTGGAATTAAATTCACATAACTTTCAGCAATTAAATTTCCGCCTTCAGGTAACCATAATAACGCCCAGCTTACTGCTTCCGTATCGGTATTAAAATTACCCACAAAAGGTGTTTCGGGAAGGGTAATAAATCCATTGACCGCTTCACTTAAATAATCGCTTAGTCCATCTTGATAACACCACTGTTCTTCAGTGTGATTGACTTTATCAATAAATTTAATTTCTAATCCTGAGCAAAGTACGGCTTTCGCACGCAGAAGATGGCGTAGTCGGCTAACAGAAAACTTGGCTGAATCAAAATATTTTGGGTTGGGTTGGAATTTTACTGTTGTACCAGTGGTACGGCGTCCACAGCTACCAATAACTTCTAATTCTTTGATTTTTTGTCCGTTTTCAAAGGCAATATGATAAATTTCACCATTACGTTTTACCGTAACATCAACTCGAGAAGATAAAGCGTTTACCACTGAAATGCCTACGCCGTGTAAACCACCAGAGAATTGATAATTTTTATTTGAGAATTTTCCACCCGCATGCAGTTTTGTGAGGATTAATTCTATACCAGATATTTTTTCAATCGGGTGAATATCTGTTGGCATACCACGTCCATTATCAATTACTTCAAGAGATTGATCAGGATAGAGAATCACTTCAATTTTGCTTGCAAAACCAGCGAGAGTTTCATCGACACTGTTATCAATTATTTCCTGTCCTAAGTGATTAGGGCGACTGGTATCGGTGTACATTCCGGGGCGTAGTTGTACTGGTTCAAGATCTTTTAAAACGGTAATATCTTGAGCGTTATAGGCTGTTTGAGTCATAAATAAATATAGCGGTATCAATAAAAAAGTAAAAATGACAAAATTCTAACAAAAAACTAATCTAAAGGTTAAGTGGTTTATTGGCTTTTAAAAAATGAGTGCTAAATTTTTATCGCATAAAACATTACAATTTGGTGTTTATTTCAGCAATGATGAAATGAATTTAGGGTGTTTTTATGATCTTGTTTGCAAAAATGGGTGAAGATGATTGCTTTTCTTTTCTCTATTGTTATCGTAACAAGGCTGTTAATATTGAAGAGATGGAAATTAAATAAGAGGGAAGGTATGAAAATAGTATTTTTAGATAGCACTGCAATTCCAAAGCATATTTCTATTCCACGTCCAAATTTTGCCCATCAATGGGTGGAATATGAACATACCGCAGCAGAACAAACCGTTGAACGCTTGCAAGGAGCTGAAATTGCAATTACCAGTAAGGTAGTTTTTAGCCGAGAAGTTATGCAGCAGTTACCAGACCTTAAGTTAATTGCGATTACAGCAACAGGAACAAATAATGTTGATCTTAAGGCAGCAGAAGAATTAGGTATTTGTGTCAAAAATGTAACAGGCTATTCTTCGGTAACGGTTCCTGAACACGTTCTCGGTATGATTTATGCGTTAAAACATAGTTTAATGGGGTGGTATCGTGATCAGTTAACGGATCGTTGGGTCAGTAATAAGCAGTTTTGTTACTTTGATTATCCGATTACTGATGTAAAAGGTTCTACCTTAGGGATTATTGGGAAAGGCAATTTAGGCAGTGAAGTTGGACGTTTGGCTACTTTATTGGGAATGAAAGTATTATATGCAGAACGTCAAGGGGTAACAGAAATTCGAGAGGGCTATACAAAATTTGAAGAGGTGTTAGCCGAAGCCGATATTTTAACACTCCATTGTCCATTAACTGACACAACACAAAATATCATTAATACAAAGACACTTGCTTTATGTAAGAAAGGGGCATTACTCATTAATACAGGTCGAGGTCCGTTAGTTGATGAGCGAGCATTATTAAAGGCTTTAGAAAGTGGACAATTAGGTGGTGCGGCAATTGATGTTATGATTCAAGAACCGCCTGAAAAAGGAAATATTCTAATGGAAGCGGCGAAAGTATTACCGAATTTATTAATTACACCGCATATTGCTTGGGCATCTGATTCAGCGGTAACGACTTTAGTGAAAAAGGTCAGTCAAAATATCGAGGAATTTGTCGCAACAGGGAAATAGCGATAGAAAAGTATAAAACAGCAATGCTTTTTATAAAAATTTCACTATAATGATCAAATCTAGAAGGCATAGTATTATGCCTTTTTTGTTGAAGAGAGATTAAAAAGGAAAAATAATGCAAGTATCTTTTTTGATTGCATTACGTTATTGGCGAGCAAAAAGTGGCGATCGTTTTGGACGTTTAGTTACCACATTAGCTACTGGTGGTATTATTTTAGGGGTTAGTGCACTAATTATTGTGTTATCGGTTATGAATGGGCTAGAAAATTACCAGAAAGATAGAGTATTAGAAAATATTCCACATGCCATAGTACTACCTAAAGCTGAGCCAGCATTTTTATCTCCACAAGCTATCAATCACCCACCTTTTGATCAGTTACCGCCTTTTGTCACCAAAGCAGTGGTAATTAACCAAGTTAATGCGATTTTGCAAAGTGCGGGGGCTTTGCAGCCTGCTAAATTATTAGGTATAAGTCAATTTAGTGATGATCCGTTATTGTCTTCTATCGAACAACCGTTTTCCCAACTTTTACCAGCAGGGCAATTCAATTTAGTGATCAGTTCACAATTAGCCACTCAATTACAATTAAATGTAGGTGATAAAGTACGTTTAATCCTTAGCCAAAATAGTGTCTATACGCCTTTTGGCAGAGTACCACAACAACGTCTTTTTACATTATCAGCGATTTACGAGGATCAAGGGCAAAGTAGTGCGAATGAAGTTTTTGCTAACATCAATGATGTTGGGCGATTATTGCGTTTAAAGCCACAACAGTTGCAAGGTGTAAGGCTATTTTTAGATGATCCATTCAAAATTACTCAGTTATCCCACTATTTTTCAACGGATAAATGGCAAATCGAAGATTGGCGGCAACAAAAAGGAGAGTTTTTTCAAGCCGTACGAATGGAAAAAAATATGATGGGGTTACTTGTTAGTTTGATTATTATTGTTGCTATTTCCAATATTGTTACTTCTCTAAGTTTGATGGTGGTTGATAAACAAGGTGAAATTGCCATTTTACAAACTCAAGGCATGACGAAACGACAGATTATGCAAATTTTTATTTATCAAGGTATGTTAGTCGGTGTTAGTGGAACTTTTATCGGTGGCTTGTTAGGTGTGGTATTAACAAACTATCTTGATCTGTTTATCGGTATATTTAATCCAAATGGTTTGTCTTTGCCAACATTCATTGAACCTTTCCAAATTGGACTTATTTTAAGTCTATCTTTGCTATTTTCTTTATGTTCAACTATTTACCCTGCTTATCGTGCTGCAAAAGTTGAACCTGCAGAGGCATTACGTTATGAATAAAAAGATCGAACAATCTGCTGTATTATTACGTTGCAGTGAATTATCGAAAACTTATCAAGAGGGCGAAAAACAGACAGAAGTTTTAAAATCTGTTTCTTTTGAATTACAAGATCAAGATTTAACTGCAATCGTTGGTTCATCAGGTTCAGGCAAAAGTACATTATTACATTTACTTGGTGGGTTGGATCAACCAAGTAGTGGTACAGTTTTTCTTAAAGAACAAGATCTTTCGTTATTATCGGATCGTAGGATTGCACAATTACGTAACCGTCATTTAGGGTTTGTATATCAATTCCACCATTTAATGGCGGATTTTTCAGCATTAGAAAATGTAATGATGCCCCTCTTAATTGCAGGGGAAAAACGAGATCAGGCGGCAGATCGAGCTGCACAAATGTTACAAGCTGTTGGGCTTTCTCATCGTATTTCGCATAGACCATCGGCATTATCGGGTGGAGAACGTCAGCGAGTGGCAATTGCAAGGGCTTTGGTTAATCAACCTGATATTGTGTTAGCTGATGAGCCAACAGGCAATTTAGATCGTAAGACCACTGAAGCGGTGTTTGAATTAATTCAACAATTAAACCAAGAACAGAAAACGGCATTTCTTTTAGTTACTCACGATTTACATTTAGCACAGAAATTCAAACAGTGTTATTTGATGCAAGATGGTAGCCTAAGGACTAAGGTGTAAGGTGAATATAATGAATACACCTTTTTTTATTAGTTGGCGTTATCAACGTGGGCAAAGACATAATCGTCTTGTTGCCTTGATTGCATTTTTTTCAACCATTGGAATAGCACTTGGTGTTGCTGTTTTAATCGTTGGTTTAAGTGCAATGAATGGTTTTCAGCGAGAATTGGATAATCGAATTTTATCGGTCGTACCACATATTGAGATTAGCACGTTAGGAACAGAGAGTTTAATTAATGATCAACAGCAAATAGCACAGCTATTGCAAAAAAATCCTGAGGTAAAAGCGACTTCCCCCTATGTTTCATTTACAGCGTTAG is part of the Mergibacter septicus genome and encodes:
- a CDS encoding lipoprotein-releasing ABC transporter permease subunit; this translates as MQVSFLIALRYWRAKSGDRFGRLVTTLATGGIILGVSALIIVLSVMNGLENYQKDRVLENIPHAIVLPKAEPAFLSPQAINHPPFDQLPPFVTKAVVINQVNAILQSAGALQPAKLLGISQFSDDPLLSSIEQPFSQLLPAGQFNLVISSQLATQLQLNVGDKVRLILSQNSVYTPFGRVPQQRLFTLSAIYEDQGQSSANEVFANINDVGRLLRLKPQQLQGVRLFLDDPFKITQLSHYFSTDKWQIEDWRQQKGEFFQAVRMEKNMMGLLVSLIIIVAISNIVTSLSLMVVDKQGEIAILQTQGMTKRQIMQIFIYQGMLVGVSGTFIGGLLGVVLTNYLDLFIGIFNPNGLSLPTFIEPFQIGLILSLSLLFSLCSTIYPAYRAAKVEPAEALRYE
- the lolD gene encoding lipoprotein-releasing ABC transporter ATP-binding protein LolD yields the protein MNKKIEQSAVLLRCSELSKTYQEGEKQTEVLKSVSFELQDQDLTAIVGSSGSGKSTLLHLLGGLDQPSSGTVFLKEQDLSLLSDRRIAQLRNRHLGFVYQFHHLMADFSALENVMMPLLIAGEKRDQAADRAAQMLQAVGLSHRISHRPSALSGGERQRVAIARALVNQPDIVLADEPTGNLDRKTTEAVFELIQQLNQEQKTAFLLVTHDLHLAQKFKQCYLMQDGSLRTKV